AAGCAAACATTTCGGTCAATTGCGCCTGTAAAAGTGAGGTCACAAGGGCCCTTGATCGGTGGCCTCATTTGGAGTTTGATCGCCGCTCTAAGCTTGGCCGAAGGAGAAGTAGGGTCGAGCATAATAGCTTCCTCGAAAATATTTCTGTATATTGATTCCCAAACGCTACGAGCAGTCTCATCAAGATATAACCATAACAGGTGCGAAATGAAATAATCGTTCACAAGGGTTACAGGCACATCTCCACTCAATAGCACCATTAGTTTCCCATTGTCGCCCGAAGCTTGTTTTATCAGTGAGTCAAGGCCGTGAGGGGCTAGCAGCCGGTTCGCCAATGTTTTAGACGGGGTCAGGAATGCTCTGATCAATTCAATACAAGGGATGTAGCAAGTCATTCCTCCAGCCTTAAACCGCCAGAGTTTTTCAAGCCCAATGTCCTTGTTCTTACGAAAGTCATAGAGCCTCCTGGGAAGGTCGAAAGCTTTGCAGATAACTCCATCCTGAAAATCTACTATGCTCAGATGGTGGTGAGGTCTTGGGATCGGACCATTGACAGGCAGGCCGTCAACATAGAACCTGCCAATTCGCAAGATCGGGAGAGTTCCCCAAGGATAGTCTACTAATCGAATCGTTTCCTTTCCTGATGAGCTTGGGGCGCTATCGAGGAAAGCAACTCTTACTCGCCAGAAGCCCCAGGTATCTTTAAACGGGGAGCATATCCAGTAGAGCAGAACCCTAGAATTCTTATCGAAGGGCCAGGGTCTGAGCCTAAGGCTTGGCATAAGATTAACCTGCTTTCTGATTGGATTCTTTTCTGGAGCAGGCTCTAAAAATCCCTTCGGCTATTGCTTCAGCCACTTTTGGGGAGATCCTTCTTCCCAAGCCAGATAAGCGCACAACCTGCCAGCCTCTTATCTGCGAACCCCGTTGTGCAAGCTCCTGGATAACATGCTTGATTCGACGAATCTGAAAATCCTCAATCGATTCGACAACTGAGGTCAAAAAGCCCTGAGTTAAGGGCAGTTTGTCGAGATGTCTTTCGAGCAGTGAGACCAAACCGATAGCTTTACCAATCCTGCTTTGAGTTACTCTTACAGGAGGCACCCGCTGTAGGATCTTTTGAACAGATCCTTTCACAAGTCGCAAGACTTCACCATCCCGCCTGCGCCAATCAACACGAGCAACCCTTTGCGCTCGTACAAACCGAGGTGGGGAATTCTTGTCCAACCAGCTACGATCATTCCGATAAAGCCATGTGTATAAAGCTGGGGCTTTCCCTCTCAATAAAATCTTAGAGTCACGAGGGTGCTCCCGTCGAAGTTCCGTCCATTTCTCCCTTTGTTCTTTCCTAGAGATCCCTGGTGTATCCCGAATAAGGGCTGATTGGGCTTTAATCCAGGGGCTGGAGATGCCGAGTCTCTCGACTTGCCGCTTTACAGTTCGTGGATCGACCTTCAACTGGCGTGCAGCCTCTCGTAGACTATAGCCAGGTTGCTTGGCGAGCTTTCTAAGCTTTCTCTCCCAGATGAGCCCGAACGCCAGTATCTTTCCAAACGTCACTTTTTGCCCAGTGAGTTGCTTTGGGTCGCTCGTGCAGTATATGAACCCACATTTACATGAAAATATTCCGACTGATTTCTTCATTTCATGAGACCAGGTAATTTTCACCTCATCTATCACCGTCTGTAGATAATGTTTGGCTGCTCCGTTAAAACATTTCCAGGGGCCATTGCCGAAAGCTTTATAGGAAAGGTCCTGATCGAAGAAAGAAGTGATGGGTTGGCTAAGGAACCTGATCAGAAAAATGTGCCTGATCGGGTGAAAAGTCCTCCGGTGCTTGCGAACGATTCCTGAAAGCCAATCGTCCTCTAGCAGATCATTGATCGATGACTGTAGCAAACCCAGCAGTTCATCCCAAAATCGTGAGCGGAATCTGTCCCTCAGGTATGCCTGACGTATCCTTCCGGAACCCGTGGCCAGCCCTATGTCAATCAAGAGTGATTTATACTGGTGCTGAAACCAGGCGGCCTCTCGGCTGCTAAGCGGTGTGCTTAGAACCCATTCTATATCTTGAGCAACAAGTCTCAACTCAGCCATGATTTCGCCTGGGAAGCTGGCTTGTGGCGAAGGGATAATGCAGTTTTCTTGCGTTGCAGGATAGAATTCATGTCTGTCTTCGCCGAATGTCCTCACACTGCTGTTGTATATTGAAGTGAAATGTTTCGGGCAAACCAATACACCCGGAACTTGGTGCAGACGGTGCCAATACGGCTCACCATATGCCTCCTCATCAGCCTGTAGGCACTCTGGGCAGAATTTCAGATATCCCGTAGGTTTGACTGAACTCGCCATAATGCCGATCCTTGCATGAATATCTCCCCAGGAATGCTCCTCCATAGAATTAAGAATTAGTCTCGCCCTAACAGGAGGTAGGAACGGGGCATAAAAAGGGTAAAGTGTATGTTCATTGATCAGGCTCTCTGCCGTGTGTCTGGAGTAAGGGGGAAGCCTTTGAACTAATGCATCAATGTGAGAGGGAAGATCGTAGGTTGCTACAACCTTAGTTGATCCAAAGAGGTCCCGCAGTGTGGCCTTAGGGCCGAAATTTCCGCTGCGAATGTGATAACGGGCCAGGATGCTATAAAGAAGCTCATCCGGGTATGGTGTTGGAAAGAAACTCAACATGTTTCTGTCTCGTAATAAAAATCGTCTATGGGCGATTTGATTATGCCGCCCGCTTTTAAGGCTTCATAGGAAGACATGCCAGTATCTTTACCCTTGCTTACCAGTTGCCTCAGATCTCCTGGCAAGTATGCTGCCGCTTTCTTCTTTCCACTTTGAGAACCTCTTCCTTTCGGTGATTTTGGCGAGTTTTCAGTAATTCCTTTATCCAATGCATTCCTATAAGCCTCGTTTACCAGGTCACTCACGGTTGATTCTGACTTCCTGGTTGCAAAGACTTCTTCCGCGTGGTGCTTCGCAAGAGAGGGAGACAGTCCTAGATCAAGTAGGCCGAGAATTACCTGGGAGAGAAGGTCAGGTGCAGAGACGGAAGAAGATGAGGCGCTTGAAAGCTGTTTCAGTTTCCTCTGTTCCCTTTCCGCCACTTTACTGCGGTATTTTTCATAAAAGTCTCGGAGGTCAATCGGTCGAATGTCACTGTATTTACTAATGAGTTCCGTGTTGTCAGATTTCAGAGCATCCAACATCGGACGCACGAGGTGAAGGCTATCCTTTGCAACCCGGCGTACCAACTCCGGAGAGATCCTCTCTTTCCCATTTGCAATCGCGCGCCACTGCGCGATCATGAAAAGCTTTATGGCGATGTCAACCACGCCCTGACTCTCCTCGTAAAGAACTTCATCCATCTCGTCTGTATAATCAGCATTTTCTCTGGTCCACTGATAGTCAAAGAACCCCTTAACAAAGAATTGCCAAACTTTCTTGTTTTTCTCCGTGTCTCTTTTCAAACGATCCCAATACATTGCGCCTTCGCCAATACCTCGACGCGCGTGTCGGAAATCGCCCTGTAGGATCGGCATGGCCTTATTAGTACCTATGCGTATAACCGGAACACTCAGCTTGGTGACCATTCGCACAAAGAAGTTGAGAACTTTTTCCGCTCCGCCACTCTTTGCCGTGCTAAGGTCTTGAATCTCATCTATCACCAGGACTCCCAGACAGTGTGTACTGGCAACCTCTCCCATCTGAATCAGCATTGAATCTTCTGAGCTATATCTGGGCGGATTCTCCCTGGCATAGTTTGTTCCCAGGAGGTGATCAACTGAGTTAAAGAATTCTGTACACAATCCCTTTAACGACCCTGCATGAGGGCAGTCGAGTTTGAGCCATACAATCTGGTAGAGGTTCAAAGGACCCTGGTAATCAGAATGAAGAATGACTTGAGGATACAAGCGCAGGATGCGTTCAATGGCTGTGGATTTACCGACGCCTGAAACACCGATCATAGTAAAGCCCGAGGCTGACGAAGAGGTGGACACGTACTTGGAAAGAGAGTCAAGCTTGTCGTCTCCGGTTTGTTTCATCGCCCGGTTTATTTGCCTGAGCCTTGCAGCATATTCTGGCCGAATAGGATTGCGTGCGAGATACCCCTGCCTGATGATTCGCGAGAGCTGCTGCTCCAGCGCGATGTGGCCGGCCAGGGGCTGAAAGTACTTCAATATCCGCTCAACACAGTGCAGTCGCAGGGATGCATCTAGACCCTTTTCAGTCTTATCAAAGGCCGGATATTCAGACGCCAAGGTTATAAACTCAGCTTCCGAAAGAATCGCCGGTAAGGCCTCTATGAGAGGGTTTTCCCGGTATTCGGCAAGTGCCTGCTGTTTGTATTCAGCAACCTCGGCAAAGCCGCCGCTGGGAATCCGGTACGGGTTACTCTGATGAGTCATCTTTCAACTCTTCTCGCTTTTTCGCCAGCAGATCCATATAGCTGGGAACGGATAGATCTTCGTCTTCAGGATCTACGGTTTTAATGCTAACCACATTTCCCTTGCGAGGCTCGGGCGAGGGCTTAGCAAGTTCAAATGCTTGCTCTTCCCGCAGGCCTTCTTTCTCTACCGCCCGCTTAGGCTTGATGTTCGAAATGCGGCTGGCCTTGCTGGTGGCATTGTCGCGGGCCCGAGATGTCATAGCCGTAGCCTGCTCAACAATGTTCTTTACCTCGGTGATGAAATTCACCCTAGATTGTTGATTATCTCCAGCGCTTCGCTGTGCCATATATTGTTCGTGCGCCTGCAAGTAATCCACCTCGTACGTCGTTTTGTCTCGATACCTCTCTTCGGGGTCAAGCAAGTAACACTTCTCAAAACTACGTCCGCCTGGGCCTTTAATGTACGCGTAGTTGACATTTCTAAAGTCATAGGTGATCTCTATGTCTTCATTCCCTTGTATTCTCGCATTATCGAACCATTTTTCTTTAATCGCTTTATCGCAACTATAGCGCATGTCTTTGTAAACAATTCCTCGTTCAGTAACCTTCGCTCTCCCCGTAGGCAGCAAGTTCAATTTCACGATGTCTTCAGGAAAAGTCCTGAGACGTCCGGAGCGATTCTTTATTCCCCATTCCCAAAGCTTAATGGGGATAGGCAGAACATCATCAGCAATTAGAGACACCGACCGGTCGTAGCTATTCAAATAGCTACGATTATGAAGCCTAACGGCGTGAATGATGATTTGGGTGAATTGATAAATGTTCAAAGTCGCGTCCAATCGATAATCCTGCCCGGTGCGCTTTGAAGCGTCCGGAATCACATAGCCTGGAAGGAACGGTTTCACACGCTCTTGGGTGGTACGGAAGTTTCTCTCTACGATTGGCTTCCAGTCTGCTCGGTACGGAGCAGCGTTTTCGATACGGACGTTCAGATTTTGAATTAGCGCCTCTACCAATCGGCTCTCCATCTCACCGCGATCACCGAGGATTGCTTCCGGCAGAAATTGGCAAGGCCATTCTTCCTCGCCGATCAGGATTCCATACTCTTGGCAAAAGGAGACTTTGGGAGTGACCACATTCGCCAGCGCCATCATTGCCCCGACCCAGGATGGTCCCTCCAGCCCTACGAATATTCCGACAATCATCCGGCTGAAGACGTCGATCACTACATAAACAACAGGTCTACCGATTATCCAATTTACGTTGTATCTTGATATCAGATAAACATCCGCGACGGTGGCATCCAGTTCGAAGCGAGAGCCGGGACCATATACCTCGGCAGTGGCAGACCCCAGGATGGCTCTATAATTCAGGTTGTAATTCTTTTTGCCCTTCCGCCGCAAAGTCGATTCTGGCTTATTTGTTTCTTTTTCAAACCAGTACCTGAACTGTTCAATGGTCGGTCTCTTATCCGGTGGAATCAGTGTAGGAGGATGGCCCTTTACAAGGGGGGAGTCTTCTTGTACGAAGTACTCCCTCATCATCTCATCATACGCAACCCTCAAGGGGTTCTCTTCTTCTGTGTTATAAAATCTGGAGATCGCCACCCGGAAGATCCTCTGCGTCGATTCGTCTATGTTAATGCCAATCCCTATCTCGGGATCGGCTCTATATTTCCTGGGCCTGCCTCGCTTCGCTTCTCCAGCCTTTCTCGTTTTGCCTGGAGCACCTGAGTTATCGAAATCGGGGAGTAATGCGTTCTTTACTTTCCCTCTTTGCCAGAACTTTCGGAGATACTTATATACTGTAGCTACAGTAAGGCTATGATCTTGGGCCGCTTTAAGGATGCGTTCACAGCGACCCTTTCTGTCATAAATTGCGGGCTCAGAGTCTGCCGAAACAAGGTCCTCAATCGCATGCCATGCATCATCTCGTATACGTTTCTTTTTTTCCGTAAGAGTTGCTTCATCAACAGCCCTAGCCCAGGGGTCTATCTCCAGAATGGATATTTCGCCGTTATCAATCCCGTGTCTCAATGCGGTTAGCCGCTTGAAGATTGGGATCCCTTTGTTGGAGTAGATTTCCATAACATAGGCAGCATCATTGATCTCGTCCAGCCAAAGGATCCTTTCTAAGACGTTTCCCGAGTCTACCTTCCGCTGGAGTACAATATTCACTGTCAGAATGTTATTCATGCTGAAAGCTCCTTATGGGCTACCTCAAAAAGAATGCTTTTTATCTCTCTGGCTGGTTGTGCGAAGTTTAGCTTCCTGGTCATATCTAGCAAGATTTCTTTTCGCGCGACCAGATGCTTGAAAAGGTAAAGAGACGTCCCTTCACTTAAATTCATCTCTGTATCCAGATCATCGGCTACCTGGATGATAGATCCAGTTGCGCCTTGCAAACGTCTCTTGAGTTTCGACGCCAATGAAAGGAGATGCGGGATATCCAATTCGGTAGTTGGTTCGAGCCAATAAAACGGATGAATGATCTCGATGTTCTTTGCCAATACTTTGGGAATCTCTTTTTCAGTGATGATACCCCAATCTACACCCTTGGCCTCCCAATATCGTCGCTCGATCTCGAGCTTCTCAATAACGCGCAG
This genomic stretch from Blastocatellia bacterium harbors:
- a CDS encoding TnsD family transposase, which produces MLSFFPTPYPDELLYSILARYHIRSGNFGPKATLRDLFGSTKVVATYDLPSHIDALVQRLPPYSRHTAESLINEHTLYPFYAPFLPPVRARLILNSMEEHSWGDIHARIGIMASSVKPTGYLKFCPECLQADEEAYGEPYWHRLHQVPGVLVCPKHFTSIYNSSVRTFGEDRHEFYPATQENCIIPSPQASFPGEIMAELRLVAQDIEWVLSTPLSSREAAWFQHQYKSLLIDIGLATGSGRIRQAYLRDRFRSRFWDELLGLLQSSINDLLEDDWLSGIVRKHRRTFHPIRHIFLIRFLSQPITSFFDQDLSYKAFGNGPWKCFNGAAKHYLQTVIDEVKITWSHEMKKSVGIFSCKCGFIYCTSDPKQLTGQKVTFGKILAFGLIWERKLRKLAKQPGYSLREAARQLKVDPRTVKRQVERLGISSPWIKAQSALIRDTPGISRKEQREKWTELRREHPRDSKILLRGKAPALYTWLYRNDRSWLDKNSPPRFVRAQRVARVDWRRRDGEVLRLVKGSVQKILQRVPPVRVTQSRIGKAIGLVSLLERHLDKLPLTQGFLTSVVESIEDFQIRRIKHVIQELAQRGSQIRGWQVVRLSGLGRRISPKVAEAIAEGIFRACSRKESNQKAG
- a CDS encoding ATP-binding protein, with translation MTHQSNPYRIPSGGFAEVAEYKQQALAEYRENPLIEALPAILSEAEFITLASEYPAFDKTEKGLDASLRLHCVERILKYFQPLAGHIALEQQLSRIIRQGYLARNPIRPEYAARLRQINRAMKQTGDDKLDSLSKYVSTSSSASGFTMIGVSGVGKSTAIERILRLYPQVILHSDYQGPLNLYQIVWLKLDCPHAGSLKGLCTEFFNSVDHLLGTNYARENPPRYSSEDSMLIQMGEVASTHCLGVLVIDEIQDLSTAKSGGAEKVLNFFVRMVTKLSVPVIRIGTNKAMPILQGDFRHARRGIGEGAMYWDRLKRDTEKNKKVWQFFVKGFFDYQWTRENADYTDEMDEVLYEESQGVVDIAIKLFMIAQWRAIANGKERISPELVRRVAKDSLHLVRPMLDALKSDNTELISKYSDIRPIDLRDFYEKYRSKVAEREQRKLKQLSSASSSSVSAPDLLSQVILGLLDLGLSPSLAKHHAEEVFATRKSESTVSDLVNEAYRNALDKGITENSPKSPKGRGSQSGKKKAAAYLPGDLRQLVSKGKDTGMSSYEALKAGGIIKSPIDDFYYETETC
- a CDS encoding transposase family protein: MNNILTVNIVLQRKVDSGNVLERILWLDEINDAAYVMEIYSNKGIPIFKRLTALRHGIDNGEISILEIDPWARAVDEATLTEKKKRIRDDAWHAIEDLVSADSEPAIYDRKGRCERILKAAQDHSLTVATVYKYLRKFWQRGKVKNALLPDFDNSGAPGKTRKAGEAKRGRPRKYRADPEIGIGINIDESTQRIFRVAISRFYNTEEENPLRVAYDEMMREYFVQEDSPLVKGHPPTLIPPDKRPTIEQFRYWFEKETNKPESTLRRKGKKNYNLNYRAILGSATAEVYGPGSRFELDATVADVYLISRYNVNWIIGRPVVYVVIDVFSRMIVGIFVGLEGPSWVGAMMALANVVTPKVSFCQEYGILIGEEEWPCQFLPEAILGDRGEMESRLVEALIQNLNVRIENAAPYRADWKPIVERNFRTTQERVKPFLPGYVIPDASKRTGQDYRLDATLNIYQFTQIIIHAVRLHNRSYLNSYDRSVSLIADDVLPIPIKLWEWGIKNRSGRLRTFPEDIVKLNLLPTGRAKVTERGIVYKDMRYSCDKAIKEKWFDNARIQGNEDIEITYDFRNVNYAYIKGPGGRSFEKCYLLDPEERYRDKTTYEVDYLQAHEQYMAQRSAGDNQQSRVNFITEVKNIVEQATAMTSRARDNATSKASRISNIKPKRAVEKEGLREEQAFELAKPSPEPRKGNVVSIKTVDPEDEDLSVPSYMDLLAKKREELKDDSSE